From one Phocaeicola salanitronis DSM 18170 genomic stretch:
- a CDS encoding DEAD/DEAH box helicase family protein, which produces MIDFRKKLGKKEVEKKINPLEIYDELDRRSVTGPLRPVQYKILDEWFKHKQKDKNLIIKLHTGEGKTLIGLLILQSKINQGEGPCAFVCPNIYLSQQVAKEAEKFGIPYCVIESDNSLPNDFIEGKRILIVHVQKIFNGKTIFGINNFSTHIGTIILDDSHACIDSIKDSFTIRIPREKPIYAEILTLFKEDLSDQGEGDFLDICNGDYEALLPIPYWSWIDKKSEITSLLSKHKDDDELMFIWPLIKNNLEDCQAFVTGKGIEILPYNIPIGSFGSFANANQRILMSATTQDDSFFIKGLGFDVNAIKNPLINTEQKWSGEKMILIPSLIDESLDRDLIVSQFAKPNDKMHFGRVAIVPSLRRSEQYYHLGSTITNSKNIFANISDLKAGKTSNTVVIINRYDGIDLPDESCRLLIIDSMPYFNSLVDRYEEQCRINSDVINIRLAQKIEQGLGRSVRGEKDYSVILLIGADLVKFIRSIKTNKYFSSQTRKQIDIGFQIAEMAKDELKADEPSLKVVASLISQAVIKRDEGWKEFYREEMDKIPVLENKNNIYEILELEKKAEIFSMQKNYEDACNQIQAILDKYITEDSEKGWYLQILARYKYFISKTESNRLQKAAFNCNLHLLKPKDGITYKKINIINDSRIHRIKKWIAQYNDYSELMLAVDGILNDFSFGVNAEKFEMALQNIGLLLGFISQRPDKEIRKGPDNLWGGIEHKFILLECKSEVSESRETINKHEVGQMNSHCGWFENEYGKDVYVKRILIIPTNKLSYEADFTHEVEIMNKKKIKQFKNAIKSFVKEFKPYNIHEIEDDKIQDFINANKLNVKDIESLYTESWIRKK; this is translated from the coding sequence ATGATTGATTTTAGGAAGAAGTTAGGAAAAAAAGAAGTTGAAAAGAAGATAAATCCATTAGAGATTTATGATGAATTGGATAGAAGAAGTGTTACAGGTCCATTAAGACCTGTACAATATAAAATATTGGATGAATGGTTTAAACATAAGCAGAAAGACAAGAATCTGATTATCAAACTCCATACTGGAGAAGGTAAAACTTTAATAGGGTTATTAATACTTCAGTCTAAGATAAATCAAGGCGAGGGACCTTGTGCTTTTGTGTGCCCTAATATCTATTTGTCACAACAAGTTGCTAAAGAAGCTGAAAAATTTGGTATTCCATATTGTGTAATAGAAAGTGATAATAGTTTACCTAACGACTTCATTGAAGGAAAGCGAATTTTAATTGTACACGTTCAAAAAATATTTAATGGAAAAACTATTTTTGGAATTAATAACTTTTCCACACATATCGGGACTATCATTTTAGATGATTCACATGCATGTATTGATTCTATAAAAGATTCTTTTACTATTAGGATTCCGAGGGAAAAACCAATATATGCAGAAATATTGACACTTTTTAAGGAAGATTTGTCAGATCAAGGTGAAGGTGATTTTTTGGATATTTGCAATGGTGATTATGAAGCTTTACTTCCTATTCCATATTGGTCTTGGATTGATAAAAAAAGTGAGATTACCAGTCTGTTGTCTAAACATAAAGATGACGATGAGCTGATGTTTATATGGCCTTTAATAAAAAATAATCTTGAGGATTGTCAGGCTTTTGTTACAGGTAAAGGTATAGAAATACTTCCATATAATATTCCTATTGGAAGTTTTGGTTCATTTGCTAATGCAAATCAAAGAATATTAATGTCTGCTACGACTCAGGATGATTCTTTTTTTATAAAAGGTTTAGGATTTGATGTTAACGCAATAAAGAATCCTTTAATCAATACTGAGCAAAAGTGGTCTGGTGAAAAAATGATTTTGATACCATCATTAATTGATGAGTCACTAGATCGTGATTTAATAGTAAGCCAATTCGCAAAACCTAATGATAAAATGCATTTTGGTAGAGTAGCAATTGTTCCAAGTCTTCGCAGATCGGAACAATATTATCATTTAGGCTCTACTATTACTAACTCAAAAAATATTTTTGCTAACATTTCAGATTTGAAAGCCGGTAAAACCAGTAATACAGTAGTAATAATAAATAGATATGATGGAATTGATTTACCAGATGAATCTTGTCGTTTATTAATTATTGACTCAATGCCATATTTTAATTCATTGGTAGATCGATATGAAGAACAGTGTAGAATTAATAGCGATGTTATCAATATTCGTTTGGCTCAAAAAATAGAACAAGGTTTGGGAAGAAGTGTTAGAGGTGAAAAAGACTATAGTGTTATTTTATTAATTGGTGCTGATTTAGTGAAGTTTATTAGGAGCATAAAAACTAATAAATATTTTTCTTCCCAAACAAGGAAACAAATTGATATTGGTTTCCAAATTGCAGAAATGGCGAAGGATGAACTTAAAGCAGATGAACCTAGTCTGAAAGTAGTAGCATCGTTAATATCCCAAGCTGTAATAAAAAGAGATGAGGGGTGGAAAGAATTTTATCGTGAAGAAATGGATAAAATTCCAGTTTTAGAAAATAAAAATAATATTTATGAAATATTGGAGCTAGAGAAAAAAGCAGAGATTTTTTCTATGCAAAAGAATTATGAAGACGCATGTAATCAAATTCAAGCGATATTGGATAAATACATAACTGAAGACTCTGAAAAAGGATGGTATTTACAAATATTGGCACGATATAAATATTTCATTAGTAAAACTGAATCTAATCGACTTCAAAAAGCGGCTTTTAATTGTAATCTACATTTATTAAAACCAAAAGATGGAATAACTTATAAAAAGATTAACATTATTAATGATTCTAGAATTCATAGAATAAAGAAATGGATTGCTCAATATAATGATTATAGCGAATTGATGTTAGCTGTAGATGGTATTTTAAATGATTTTTCGTTTGGAGTGAATGCAGAAAAATTTGAAATGGCTTTGCAGAATATAGGCCTGTTATTAGGTTTTATAAGTCAAAGACCCGATAAAGAAATTCGTAAGGGACCAGATAATTTATGGGGTGGTATTGAACATAAATTCATTTTACTTGAATGTAAAAGTGAAGTTAGTGAAAGCCGTGAAACTATAAATAAGCATGAAGTAGGACAAATGAATTCACATTGTGGATGGTTTGAGAACGAATATGGCAAAGATGTATATGTAAAAAGAATTCTAATAATTCCTACTAATAAATTATCCTATGAAGCTGATTTTACACATGAGGTAGAAATCATGAATAAGAAAAAGATTAAACAGTTTAAGAATGCTATAAAATCTTTTGTTAAGGAATTTAAACCTTATAATATTCATGAGATCGAAGATGATAAGATTCAGGATTTTATAAATGCTAATAAATTAAATGTAAAGGATATTGAAAGTCTTTATACAGAATCTTGGATACGAAAAAAATAA